GAAACGCCGACGTCAAGTATGTCGCGAGCGGGAAAGAGGCACTCTTTCAGTTGAGCCAGACGAAATTTGATTTCCTGGTTTTAGATCTTTCATTGCCGGATGTGGATGGTGATCAAGTTATTGCCAATCACTTGGCGGCGGTTTCCGTTGATCAGCGAGTCGGCTCTTACACGTCTGTGTATTTTCACACAAGTAGCCCTGAAAAGGTCGGCACGTACACGTCCGATTCAATGGGGCCATTCGTTCTAAAAGAGGTGTTTGCGAAGGGAAGTTCGCTCGCAGATATGCGTCGATGCTTCGACAGTGAATTGGCATTTGTCGGTTAGGATTCTAGGGGCGATTCGAAAAGGGGGGATTTATGAAGCGACAAGAAGTTGCGAAACAGCAAGCGCTCATTTATAGGCCGGGGTTGGGACCCTTGGATGCAAAAGAGGATATCGAAATTTACGTGCGGTGCTTCGAACTGATTCTTGGAAGCCTGGATGATCGCTTGAGTAAACTGAACATTGCCTTAGCAAACTTGGATTTAACTGATGTCAGCTTCTCAGCTCACCAGCTTAAGGGAGGGTTCCTGCTCGCAGGAGCTCACAACCTTGCCGAAATCTGCGAAGACGTGATCAGCGCAGCTAATCGGCAGGAAGTTCAATTTGCAAACGTATTAGCGTCAAGACTCTTCGCTGCTCGCTCTGCCTTTGTTG
The Deltaproteobacteria bacterium DNA segment above includes these coding regions:
- a CDS encoding response regulator; the protein is MGQFFGWTFGVLLIALVLAPWAMIVFFPVVLAVGIPMLMTVALTRGLLKGQVIPYRPRVLVVDDDAVSVAPVLYLLSSRNADVKYVASGKEALFQLSQTKFDFLVLDLSLPDVDGDQVIANHLAAVSVDQRVGSYTSVYFHTSSPEKVGTYTSDSMGPFVLKEVFAKGSSLADMRRCFDSELAFVG
- a CDS encoding Hpt domain-containing protein; the protein is MKRQEVAKQQALIYRPGLGPLDAKEDIEIYVRCFELILGSLDDRLSKLNIALANLDLTDVSFSAHQLKGGFLLAGAHNLAEICEDVISAANRQEVQFANVLASRLFAARSAFVAELSALIRELKELIDVRNVSS